Proteins encoded within one genomic window of Oncorhynchus nerka isolate Pitt River linkage group LG17, Oner_Uvic_2.0, whole genome shotgun sequence:
- the rpf1 gene encoding ribosome production factor 1: protein MDVVEEHDIQDKPTKKKTKKPKKQPKPPHENGNDSMIEKTEPEHVDAPAEFSFPPTFSVSEIKNKQRRHLMFMKLKQEKRKQKVAMKKKKKKERDALGDKAPPKEVPKTIENQRVYDETTVNPEDEEVAFDEGTDEFSAYFNRLTNPKVLITTSDRPRGRTVRFCNQLATVIPDAHVYYRRGLALKKVIPQCIARGFTYLMVINEDRKVPNGMVLCHLPDGPTAHFKVSSVRLRKEMKRRGKDPTEHSPEVILNNFTTRLGHSMGRLFAALFPHDPQFVGRQVATFHNQRDFIFFRFHRYIFKNEKRVGIQELGPRFTLKLRSLQKGTFDSKFGEYEWVLKRHENDVCRRRFNL, encoded by the exons ATGGACGTCGTAGAAGAGCATGATATACAGGATAAACCCACGAAAAAGAAGACTAAGAAGCCAAAGAAACAGCCAAAGCCTCCACATGAAAATGGTAACGATAGCATGATTGAGAAAACAGAGCCAGAACATGTGGATGCGCCGGCAGAATTCTCGTTTCCCCCCACATTCAGTGTgtctgaaataaaaaataaacaacgcAGACACCTCATGTTCATGAAGCTGAAGCAGGAGAAACGGAAG CAAAAGGTGGcaatgaagaagaaaaagaaaaaagagaGGGATGCTCTAGGTGACAAG GCTCCCCCAAAGGAAGTTCCAAAGACGATAGAAAACCAGAGGGTATACGACGAAACTACTGTTAACCCTGAAGATGAAGAG GTGGCCTTTGATGAGGGAACTGATGAGTTTTCGGCCTATTTCAACCGGCTGACCAACCCCAAAGTCCTCATTACCACATCTGACAGACCTAGAGGG AGGACAGTGAGGTTTTGCAACCAGCTGGCCACAGTCATCCCTGACGCACACGTGTACTACAGAAGAGGCTTGGCACTAAAGAAGGTCATTCCCCAGTGTATAGCCAGAGGTTTCACATACCTCATGGTCATCAATGAAGATCGTAAGGTGCCCA ATGGTATGGTTCTCTGCCATCTCCCTGATGGGCCTACTGCACACTTCAAAGTCAGCAGTGTCCGACTGCGGAAGGAGATGAAG AGGCGAGGGAAGGACCCGACAGAACACTCCCCAGAGGTGATCCTCAACAATTTCACCACCCGCCTGGGCCACAGCATGGGACGACTCTTTGCTGCCCTTTTCCCTCACGACCCCCAGTTTGTGGGACGCCAAGTCGCCACTTTCCACAACCAGAGAGACTTCATCTTTTTCAGATTCCACAG GTACATCTTTAAGAATGAGAAGAGAGTCGGCATTCAAGAGCTGGGACCACGCTTCACTCTGAAACTCCGATCATTACAGAAGGGGACCTTTGACTCCAAGTTTGGGGAATATGAGTGGGTTCTCAAG CGACATGAAAATGACGTCTGCAGAAGGAGGTTCAACCTTTGA